In Actinoplanes sp. NBC_00393, a single genomic region encodes these proteins:
- a CDS encoding IS256 family transposase has protein sequence MTMMTEAVDTSAVAKKKDPAALSGSVDAELVGRLVEQARAAGLQLTGEGGLLQQLTKRVIEAAMDGEITDHLGYEKHDPAGKDGGNSRNGSRAKTVLTDVGPVEIVVPRDRDGSFEPQIVKKRQRRLTGVEDMVLSLSAKGLTTGEISAHLAEVYGAEVSRQTISTITDKVMDGMAEWQNRPLDRVYPVVFLDAINVKIRDGKVANRPIYVALAVTAEGTRDILGLWAGDGGEGAKFWFSVCTELKNRGVEDVLMAVCDGLTGLPDAINTVWPQTVVQTCVVHLLRNSFKYAGRQHWDAIAKALKPVYTAPTEQAAEQRFLEFAEVWGERYPAIVRLWENAWAEFVPFLAFDAEIRKVVCSTNAIESVNARIRRAVRARGHFPNEQAALKCVYLAVMALDPTGTGQRRWTMRWKPALNAFDLAFEGRLTAGRN, from the coding sequence ATGACCATGATGACGGAGGCCGTGGATACTTCCGCGGTGGCCAAGAAGAAGGACCCGGCAGCCTTGTCTGGGAGTGTCGATGCCGAACTGGTCGGCCGGCTCGTGGAGCAGGCTCGTGCCGCGGGCCTGCAGCTGACCGGTGAGGGTGGTCTGCTGCAGCAGCTGACCAAGCGGGTGATCGAGGCGGCGATGGACGGTGAGATCACCGACCACCTCGGCTATGAGAAGCACGATCCGGCCGGCAAGGACGGCGGGAACTCCCGCAACGGGTCGAGGGCGAAGACGGTGCTCACTGATGTCGGCCCGGTCGAGATCGTCGTGCCGCGGGACCGGGACGGCTCGTTCGAGCCGCAGATCGTCAAGAAGCGGCAGCGCCGGCTGACCGGGGTCGAGGACATGGTCCTGTCGCTGTCGGCGAAGGGCCTGACCACCGGGGAGATCAGCGCTCACCTGGCCGAAGTCTATGGCGCCGAGGTGTCGCGGCAGACGATCTCCACGATCACCGACAAGGTGATGGACGGCATGGCTGAGTGGCAGAACCGGCCCCTGGACCGTGTCTATCCGGTCGTGTTCCTCGACGCGATCAACGTCAAGATCCGCGACGGGAAGGTCGCCAACCGGCCGATCTACGTCGCTTTGGCGGTCACCGCCGAGGGCACCCGCGACATCCTCGGGCTGTGGGCCGGCGACGGCGGCGAGGGCGCCAAGTTCTGGTTCAGCGTGTGCACCGAGCTCAAGAACCGCGGCGTCGAGGACGTGCTGATGGCCGTCTGCGACGGCCTCACCGGCCTGCCTGACGCGATCAACACCGTGTGGCCGCAGACGGTGGTCCAGACGTGTGTGGTTCACCTTCTGCGCAACTCGTTCAAATACGCCGGCCGGCAGCACTGGGACGCCATCGCGAAGGCGTTGAAGCCGGTCTACACCGCACCGACCGAGCAAGCCGCCGAGCAGCGGTTCCTGGAGTTCGCCGAGGTCTGGGGCGAGCGATACCCGGCGATCGTCCGGCTCTGGGAGAACGCCTGGGCCGAGTTCGTGCCGTTCCTGGCCTTCGACGCCGAGATCCGCAAGGTCGTCTGCTCGACCAACGCGATCGAGAGCGTGAACGCCCGGATCCGCCGGGCCGTGCGGGCCCGCGGGCACTTCCCGAACGAGCAGGCTGCCCTGAAATGCGTCTACCTCGCCGTGATGGCCCTGGACCCGACCGGCACCGGCCAGCGCCGCTGGACTATGCGCTGGAAACCCGCCCTCAACGCCTTCGACCTCGCCTTCGAAGGACGCCTCACCGCAGGCCGTAACTGA
- a CDS encoding DUF6069 family protein — translation MNAPLDPSPRPVVNAGKLWAGGTATAAVAALIAVVGILFGRGLFDIDVLAPKGEGTWGDASTGWYALGAAIAALLATGLAHVLIVTTPRPMRFFGWVVGLSTVAAMLAPFVTDASLGARLYTAGLNLVLGIAIGSLVAGVARTSTTLVAPRPAPRPYPRTYG, via the coding sequence ATGAATGCTCCGCTGGACCCGTCGCCGCGCCCGGTCGTCAACGCCGGCAAACTCTGGGCCGGCGGCACCGCCACCGCCGCCGTCGCGGCCCTCATCGCGGTCGTCGGGATCCTGTTCGGACGCGGGCTGTTCGACATCGACGTGCTCGCGCCGAAGGGGGAGGGGACCTGGGGTGACGCCAGCACCGGCTGGTACGCCCTGGGCGCCGCCATCGCCGCCCTGCTCGCCACCGGCCTGGCACACGTCCTCATCGTGACCACTCCACGACCGATGCGCTTCTTCGGCTGGGTGGTGGGCCTCAGCACGGTGGCCGCGATGCTCGCCCCCTTCGTCACCGACGCGAGCCTCGGCGCACGGCTCTACACCGCCGGGCTCAACCTGGTGCTCGGCATCGCCATCGGCTCGCTGGTCGCGGGGGTGGCCAGGACCTCGACGACCCTGGTCGCGCCGCGCCCGGCGCCCCGGCCCTATCCCCGGACATACGGCTGA
- a CDS encoding pyridoxal phosphate-dependent aminotransferase, which yields MARTGIDTSILHKGAHSASYFDLARAAGEGAEIVDFCIPCNPYFPTPEMFDELTRDLKSILKYYPSDSATITKKLASVLGLHPQTVAMANGSTELITWIDHLLVKESLAIPIPTFGRWTDQPLETGKRVDMFPLQERDGFRLDLEEYVEFIRERKSRVAVVCNVNNPDGNYLPRRDVIRFMDALSDLDLVVVDESFIDFSDAERYPSVGPDAVIRPNAVVLKSLGKNFGLHGIRFGYLLANPAIAGKIAKMLPKWNLNSLAEKVVHMIQDHEMEYEESLRLLSRDRRSMARELSRIPGLTVFPSQGNFFLVKLPTEWSGVALRDYLVANHGIMTRECGNKLGMTSQFMRLVVRPTADVERLVDGMMDYGQRFHGRSVYDMDPMESTGRRWATESYDDQQPDNLIPYPSHRSTEYTARRAAVS from the coding sequence GTGGCACGGACCGGAATCGACACGTCGATCCTGCACAAGGGTGCGCACAGCGCGTCCTACTTCGACCTGGCGCGGGCCGCCGGCGAGGGTGCGGAGATCGTCGACTTCTGCATCCCGTGCAACCCGTACTTCCCGACCCCGGAGATGTTCGACGAGCTCACCCGGGATCTGAAAAGCATCCTGAAGTACTACCCGAGCGACTCGGCCACGATCACCAAGAAGCTGGCCAGCGTGCTCGGCCTGCACCCGCAGACGGTGGCGATGGCGAACGGCTCCACCGAGCTGATCACCTGGATCGACCACCTGCTGGTCAAGGAGAGCCTGGCCATTCCGATCCCCACCTTCGGCCGGTGGACCGACCAGCCGCTGGAGACCGGTAAGCGGGTCGACATGTTCCCGCTGCAGGAGCGCGACGGCTTCCGGCTCGACCTGGAGGAGTACGTCGAGTTCATCCGGGAGCGCAAGTCGCGGGTCGCGGTGGTCTGCAACGTGAACAACCCGGACGGCAACTACCTCCCCCGCCGGGACGTCATCCGGTTCATGGACGCGCTCAGCGACCTGGACCTGGTGGTGGTCGACGAGTCGTTCATCGACTTCTCCGACGCCGAGCGCTACCCGTCGGTCGGCCCGGACGCGGTGATCCGCCCGAACGCGGTGGTGCTGAAGAGCCTCGGCAAGAACTTCGGCCTGCACGGCATCCGGTTCGGCTACCTGCTCGCCAACCCGGCGATCGCCGGCAAGATCGCCAAGATGCTGCCCAAGTGGAACCTCAACTCCCTGGCGGAGAAGGTGGTCCACATGATCCAGGACCACGAGATGGAGTACGAGGAGAGCCTGCGCCTGCTCAGCCGCGACCGCCGCTCGATGGCCCGCGAGCTGAGCCGCATCCCCGGCCTCACCGTCTTTCCGTCGCAGGGCAACTTCTTCCTGGTCAAGCTCCCCACCGAGTGGTCCGGCGTGGCGCTGCGCGACTACCTGGTCGCCAACCACGGCATCATGACCCGCGAGTGCGGCAACAAGCTCGGCATGACCAGCCAGTTCATGCGCCTGGTGGTCCGGCCGACCGCGGACGTCGAGCGCCTGGTCGACGGGATGATGGACTACGGGCAGCGCTTCCACGGCCGATCGGTCTACGACATGGACCCGATGGAGTCCACCGGCCGCCGCTGGGCCACCGAGTCGTACGACGACCAGCAGCCGGACAACCTGATTCCGTACCCGAGCCACCGCAGCACCGAGTACACCGCCCGCCGCGCCGCGGTGAGCTGA
- a CDS encoding DUF6325 family protein, whose product MAFGPLELMVLSFPADRFDTGVRTTLDRLTAAWEMRVVDVLVVRTDAAGTASAVELSELPGLRDDRVWLARLASGLITESDVTEVGAQIGDRRDALAVLLEHRWVRDLADEVAACNGTVVALTHIPGAPDHCPVRTRSMPDPNRLITTS is encoded by the coding sequence ATGGCATTCGGGCCGCTGGAACTGATGGTCTTGTCCTTCCCCGCGGATCGGTTCGACACCGGTGTCCGCACCACACTCGACCGCCTCACCGCGGCGTGGGAGATGAGGGTCGTCGACGTTCTGGTGGTCCGTACCGACGCCGCGGGCACGGCGTCGGCTGTGGAGCTGAGCGAGCTGCCCGGCCTGCGGGACGACCGGGTCTGGCTGGCCCGGCTGGCCAGCGGACTGATCACCGAGTCGGACGTCACCGAGGTGGGTGCGCAGATCGGCGACCGGAGAGACGCGCTGGCGGTGCTCCTCGAGCACCGCTGGGTGCGGGACCTGGCCGACGAGGTCGCCGCCTGCAACGGAACGGTGGTGGCGCTCACCCACATCCCCGGCGCCCCGGATCACTGCCCGGTCCGCACCCGGAGCATGCCCGACCCGAACCGCCTGATCACGACGAGCTGA
- a CDS encoding RDD family protein produces the protein MTVYAGLISRSMAYVLDALIVAVFTMLGAKTLGMVASVVGNVATELSQMVLTSYLKFLPFIFALYCTLFWALAGRTPGMTVLGLRVVRFDGGPPGWFAALFRALLLAFFPIGALWLLVDRRRQGLQDKIARTAVLRHSSPRDEVTVVARVAP, from the coding sequence GTGACCGTCTACGCCGGACTGATCAGCCGGTCGATGGCGTACGTCCTCGACGCCCTGATCGTGGCGGTGTTCACCATGCTCGGTGCGAAGACGCTGGGCATGGTGGCGTCGGTGGTCGGGAACGTGGCCACCGAGTTGTCGCAGATGGTGCTCACGTCGTACCTCAAGTTCCTGCCCTTCATCTTTGCTCTTTACTGCACCTTGTTCTGGGCGCTCGCCGGGCGCACTCCCGGGATGACGGTGCTCGGCCTGCGCGTGGTCCGGTTCGACGGCGGCCCGCCGGGCTGGTTCGCCGCGCTGTTCCGGGCGCTGCTGCTGGCCTTCTTCCCGATCGGGGCGCTCTGGCTGCTGGTGGACCGTCGCCGGCAGGGACTGCAGGACAAGATCGCGCGGACCGCCGTGCTGCGGCACTCATCCCCGCGGGATGAGGTGACGGTGGTGGCCCGGGTCGCACCCTGA
- a CDS encoding SHOCT domain-containing protein gives MPGLLRGMARTAVIAGTATAVSNRVSRRQAGRWQRQANEQEAQQYYEEQQYQQQQPQPQYAPAPAEPAADPMAAKLEQLKQLGELKSQGVLSEEEFQQQKARILG, from the coding sequence ATGCCCGGACTTCTGCGGGGTATGGCCCGGACCGCGGTGATCGCCGGCACGGCGACCGCGGTCTCCAACCGCGTCTCCCGTCGGCAGGCCGGCCGCTGGCAGCGGCAGGCCAACGAGCAGGAAGCGCAGCAGTACTACGAGGAGCAGCAGTACCAGCAGCAACAGCCGCAGCCGCAGTACGCGCCGGCACCCGCCGAGCCGGCCGCGGATCCGATGGCCGCGAAGCTGGAGCAGCTGAAGCAGCTCGGCGAGCTGAAGAGCCAGGGTGTGCTCTCCGAAGAGGAGTTCCAGCAGCAGAAGGCACGCATCCTGGGCTGA
- a CDS encoding DUF6325 family protein: MPEELLEEMGPIDYLCIEFPDGSLNGKAFPLLVDLVDRGIVRILDILFVKKSLDGRVFAVEGRDLELADLGVFHGAASGILGGDDLREAGSVLTAGSAAVVIVYENTWAAPLAVQLRRNGAQLVAGGRIPVQALLAALDETDAEIAAAASTSVPGGR, from the coding sequence GTGCCTGAAGAACTGCTGGAAGAGATGGGCCCGATCGACTACCTGTGCATCGAGTTCCCGGACGGCAGCCTGAACGGGAAGGCGTTCCCGCTGCTGGTGGATCTGGTGGACCGCGGGATCGTACGGATCCTGGACATCCTGTTCGTCAAGAAGTCGCTGGACGGCAGGGTGTTCGCCGTCGAGGGCCGCGACCTGGAGCTGGCCGACCTGGGCGTCTTCCACGGCGCGGCCTCCGGCATTCTCGGCGGCGACGACCTGCGCGAGGCCGGTTCGGTGCTGACCGCCGGTTCGGCCGCCGTGGTGATCGTCTACGAGAACACGTGGGCGGCGCCGCTCGCCGTCCAGTTGCGGCGCAACGGCGCCCAGCTCGTGGCGGGCGGGCGGATTCCCGTACAGGCGCTGCTCGCAGCCCTGGACGAAACCGATGCGGAGATCGCCGCCGCGGCCTCCACCAGCGTTCCCGGAGGAAGGTGA